A single window of Microplitis demolitor isolate Queensland-Clemson2020A chromosome 7, iyMicDemo2.1a, whole genome shotgun sequence DNA harbors:
- the LOC103570361 gene encoding uncharacterized protein LOC103570361: MDLNGRAIGHRRSHIRKQAQKATATFWACRRVFGTSWGLKPKLVKWICTAILIPQLTFASVVWWPAIRRDANIKVLNKVYRLAMLGITGAFKTTSTLAIGALLNVVSPNITIESLFVKTALRLHFVSLWSSARTGHESILRNRDLGEILSQGGDYGSRSYHFRSNYKVLFPSRQEWKEGGNDLLSPKGLVWFTDGSKRLEGTGAGIYSVGPKTEISLRLGHTASISQAEVYAIWSCVKHVSELNHRNKHINICSDSRAALKSLTSAVVTSKLVRECIELVSKLASVNYVNLVWVPGHSGIKGNDIANELARAEACKTDPEPACSIPVPLWFIKNHLAQ; encoded by the coding sequence ATGGACCTCAATGGTAGGGCCATTGGACACAGGAGAAGCCATATCAGGAAGCAGGCTCAGAAAGCTACTGCCACTTTTTGGGCCTGTAGAAGAGTATTTGGCACATCGTGGGGTCTCAAACCAAAGTTAGTCAAGTGGATTTGCACGGCTATTTTGATACCCCAGTTAACTTTCGCCTCTGTTGTTTGGTGGCCCGCGATACGAAGGGACGCTAACATCAAGGTACTAAATAAGGTTTATCGGCTTGCAATGCTAGGTATAACAGGAGCGTTTAAAACAACTTCCACCCTAGCAATCGGGGCACTTCTGAATGTAGTTTCTCCAAATATAACTATTGAATCTCTGTTTGTGAAAACAGCATTGAGACTTCATTTTGTTAGCCTGTGGTCGAGTGCTAGGACGGGACATGAGTCCATCCTGCGGAACAGAGATCTCGGGGAGATTCTGTCCCAGGGAGGGGACTATGGCTCTCGTAGCTACCACTTCAGGTCCAACTACAAGGTCCTGTTTCCGAGCAGGCAGGAATGGAAGGAAGGGGGCAACGATCTCCTGTCCCCCAAGGGGCTGGTCTGGTTTACGGACGGGTCTAAAAGGTTGGAGGGAACAGGAGCAGGAATTTATAGCGTCGGACCCAAAACTGAGATATCTCTCAGGCTAGGGCACACCGCCTCTATTTCTCAAGCAGAGGTATATGCGATCTGGTCCTGTGTTAAGCACGTTTCAGAGCTGAATCACAGGAACAAACACATAAACATATGCAGTGATAGCCGGGCAGCTCTAAAGTCACTCACATCTGCCGTGGTGACTTCAAAGCTGGTACGGGAATGCATTGAGCTTGTTAGCAAATTAGCGAGTGTTAACTATGTCAATCTCGTTTGGGTACCGGGTCATAGCGGTATTAAAGGAAATGACATTGCAAATGAACTGGCAAGAGCAGAAGCGTGTAAGACGGATCCTGAGCCAGCCTGTTCAATCCCGGTGCCTCTGTGGTTCATCAAAAACCACTTGGCTCAATGA